A region of Bifidobacterium adolescentis ATCC 15703 DNA encodes the following proteins:
- the fbaA gene encoding class II fructose-bisphosphate aldolase: MTIATPERYAQMLDAARRGGYAYPAINVTSTQTLNAALQGFAEAESDGIIQVSVGGAAYFSGQRVNDRVTGSLAFAAFAHEVAAKYPNITIALHTDHCAKQYLDEWVRLLLDHEVEQVKHGQEPTFQSHMWDGSTVPLDENLDIAEELLDKSQAAHTVLEIEIGAVGGEEDGHSAEINDKLYSTPAQGITVAQRLGLGERGRYMAAFTFGNVHGAYKPGVVKLRPELLDEIQTTVALAIKAGEMPDPAHSLDVAPGKPFALVFHGGSGSAPEEIAQAVSYGVVKMNIDTDTQYAFSRAVAGHMFSNYDSVLKIDGEVGNKKLYDPRSWGREAESAMAARVVEACKQLGSAGRALN, from the coding sequence ATGACTATTGCAACGCCGGAACGTTATGCGCAAATGCTGGACGCCGCACGCCGCGGCGGTTACGCCTATCCCGCGATCAATGTGACCAGCACGCAGACCCTGAACGCCGCACTCCAGGGTTTCGCCGAGGCGGAATCCGATGGCATCATCCAAGTCTCCGTAGGCGGCGCCGCCTACTTCTCCGGGCAACGCGTCAACGACCGCGTCACCGGCTCGCTTGCCTTCGCAGCCTTCGCGCACGAAGTCGCGGCGAAATACCCCAACATCACCATCGCCCTGCACACCGACCACTGCGCCAAACAGTATTTGGACGAATGGGTGCGCCTCTTGCTCGACCATGAAGTCGAACAGGTGAAGCACGGTCAGGAACCGACCTTCCAGTCACACATGTGGGACGGTTCCACAGTGCCGCTGGATGAAAACCTCGACATCGCAGAAGAACTGCTCGACAAATCCCAAGCCGCGCACACCGTGCTGGAAATCGAAATCGGCGCGGTCGGTGGCGAAGAAGACGGGCACAGCGCCGAAATCAATGACAAACTGTATTCCACGCCCGCGCAAGGCATCACCGTCGCGCAACGACTCGGCCTCGGCGAGCGCGGACGCTACATGGCCGCCTTCACCTTCGGCAACGTGCACGGCGCATACAAACCGGGCGTGGTGAAACTGCGCCCCGAACTGCTCGACGAAATCCAGACCACGGTCGCGCTCGCGATCAAGGCCGGCGAAATGCCCGACCCCGCGCACTCGCTGGATGTCGCTCCCGGTAAGCCGTTCGCCCTGGTGTTCCACGGCGGTTCCGGCTCCGCGCCGGAGGAGATCGCGCAGGCCGTGAGCTACGGCGTGGTGAAGATGAACATCGACACCGATACGCAGTACGCATTCAGCCGTGCGGTGGCCGGTCACATGTTCTCCAACTATGATTCGGTGCTCAAAATCGACGGTGAGGTGGGCAACAAGAAGCTGTACGATCCGCGATCCTGGGGTCGTGAAGCTGAATCCGCGATGGCCGCGCGTGTGGTCGAAGCATGCAAGCAGCTCGGCAGTGCCGGGCGCGCGCTGAACTAG
- a CDS encoding branched-chain amino acid ABC transporter permease — protein sequence MDIMTIISNAAGELIAPTTAAYVLAAIGLNIHFGMTGLMNMGQAGFMLLGAYGFAITQSMGCNLFASVCAALALAVIYALLLGIPTLKLGPDYLAMVTLAAAEIIRIIGRSTAMTNFTGGSAGISPQDFTEKFESLSPLPDGSTTFLLWTYSNNIANSWWLRIVAWVLVVIAALLCWRWFHSPWGRMLKGIREDENAIRSLGKPVTRYKMESLILGGLFGAIAGIIFVLPRSVQPDSLGRTVTFYVWTILLLGGAATILGPVLGSCVLWVLLTFVKEVMRNTVPETLISSNQIEALGWVIVGVALMCLVIFRPQGLLGDRKELAFHA from the coding sequence ATGGACATCATGACAATCATCTCCAACGCGGCGGGCGAACTGATCGCCCCGACCACGGCGGCGTACGTACTCGCCGCCATCGGTTTGAACATTCACTTCGGCATGACGGGCCTGATGAACATGGGCCAGGCCGGTTTCATGCTCCTCGGCGCTTACGGATTCGCCATCACGCAGTCGATGGGCTGCAACCTGTTCGCCTCCGTATGCGCGGCGCTCGCGCTCGCGGTCATCTACGCGCTGCTGCTGGGCATTCCGACGCTGAAACTCGGACCCGACTATCTGGCCATGGTCACATTGGCCGCCGCGGAAATCATCCGCATCATCGGCAGATCGACGGCCATGACGAACTTCACCGGCGGTTCCGCGGGCATCTCGCCGCAGGACTTCACCGAGAAATTCGAATCGCTTTCGCCGCTGCCGGACGGTTCGACCACGTTCCTGCTGTGGACGTACAGCAACAACATCGCCAACTCCTGGTGGCTGCGCATCGTGGCATGGGTTTTGGTGGTGATCGCGGCGCTGCTGTGCTGGCGCTGGTTCCACTCGCCGTGGGGCCGCATGCTCAAAGGCATCCGCGAGGACGAGAACGCGATCCGTTCGCTCGGCAAGCCGGTGACGCGATACAAGATGGAATCGCTGATTCTGGGCGGCCTGTTCGGCGCGATCGCCGGCATCATCTTCGTCCTGCCGCGTTCCGTACAGCCCGATTCGCTCGGCCGCACCGTCACCTTCTACGTGTGGACGATTCTGCTGCTGGGCGGCGCGGCCACGATTCTCGGCCCGGTGCTTGGCTCCTGCGTGCTGTGGGTGCTGCTCACCTTCGTCAAGGAGGTCATGCGCAACACCGTTCCCGAAACCCTCATCTCTTCCAACCAGATCGAAGCCCTCGGCTGGGTGATCGTCGGCGTCGCGCTGATGTGCCTGGTGATCTTCAGACCACAAGGCCTGTTGGGCGACCGAAAGGAGTTGGCTTTCCATGCCTGA
- a CDS encoding adenylosuccinate synthase: MPGIVLIGAQWGDEGKGKATDLIGTKVDYVARFNGGNNAGHTVVVGDESYALHLLPSGIISPNTTPVIGNGVVVDPEVLFQEIDGLESRGVDCSRLLVSESAHIIAPYHRVLDKVTERFLGKHKIGTTGRGIGPAYADKINRVGIRVHDLFNAEHLHDKVEASLHQKNQMLVKLYNRRPIDVDETTDELLKLGERLKPYVANTSLVLNKALDEGKTVLFEGGQATMLDVDHGTYPFVTSSNPTAGGACTGTGVGPTKITRVVGVSKAYVTRVGEGPFPTELFGEEGEWLRAQGHEYGVTTGRPRRCGWFDAVVNRYAAQVNGLTDIVLTKLDVLTGLKEIPLCVAYDVNGERRDDMPTDQAEFAAAKPIYESMPGWDEDISQVHDFNDLPKTCQDYVKRLEELSGCRISVIGTGPQRDHIIQINSLID, translated from the coding sequence ATGCCTGGAATTGTTTTGATCGGTGCCCAGTGGGGAGACGAGGGCAAAGGCAAGGCAACGGATCTGATCGGCACGAAGGTCGACTACGTGGCCCGCTTCAACGGCGGCAATAACGCTGGCCATACTGTGGTGGTCGGCGACGAATCGTATGCGCTGCATCTGCTGCCGTCCGGCATCATCAGCCCCAACACCACCCCTGTCATCGGCAACGGCGTCGTCGTCGATCCGGAAGTGCTGTTCCAGGAGATCGACGGCCTTGAAAGCCGTGGCGTGGACTGCTCCCGACTGCTGGTGAGCGAAAGCGCGCACATCATCGCCCCGTATCACCGCGTGCTCGACAAGGTGACCGAACGCTTCCTCGGCAAGCACAAGATCGGCACCACCGGCCGTGGCATCGGCCCGGCATACGCCGACAAGATCAACCGCGTGGGCATCCGCGTGCACGACCTGTTCAACGCGGAGCACCTGCATGACAAGGTCGAGGCCAGCCTGCATCAGAAGAACCAGATGCTCGTCAAGCTGTACAACCGTCGCCCGATCGACGTGGACGAGACCACCGACGAGCTGCTCAAGCTCGGCGAACGCCTGAAGCCGTACGTGGCCAACACCTCCCTGGTGCTCAACAAGGCGCTCGACGAGGGTAAGACCGTGCTGTTCGAAGGCGGCCAGGCCACCATGCTCGACGTGGACCACGGCACCTACCCGTTCGTGACTTCCTCCAACCCGACCGCCGGCGGCGCCTGCACCGGCACCGGCGTTGGCCCGACCAAGATCACCCGCGTGGTCGGCGTCTCCAAGGCGTATGTGACCCGCGTGGGCGAAGGCCCGTTCCCGACCGAACTGTTCGGCGAGGAAGGCGAATGGCTGCGCGCCCAAGGCCACGAGTACGGCGTGACCACCGGTCGCCCGCGTCGCTGCGGTTGGTTCGACGCGGTCGTCAACCGTTACGCGGCCCAGGTCAACGGCCTGACCGACATCGTGCTCACCAAGCTCGACGTGCTCACCGGCCTCAAGGAAATCCCGCTGTGCGTGGCGTACGACGTCAACGGCGAGCGTCGCGACGATATGCCGACCGACCAGGCCGAGTTCGCCGCCGCGAAGCCGATTTACGAGTCCATGCCGGGTTGGGACGAGGACATTTCCCAGGTCCATGACTTCAACGATCTGCCGAAGACCTGCCAGGATTACGTCAAGCGTCTTGAGGAACTGTCCGGCTGCCGCATTTCCGTGATCGGCACCGGCCCGCAGCGCGACCACATCATCCAGATCAACTCGCTGATCGACTGA
- a CDS encoding fluoride efflux transporter FluC, with protein sequence MTWMICLFGGIGAMARYVLDVSIQRSWNRNGNHSFPLATLVINGVASLCAGIAMMSYYAQSVDMGTVMTFVVGFLGGFSTFSSAINEVLSLIRKRRFAMALGYGAATVAVPLACVALGFGIAMLGGHA encoded by the coding sequence ATGACCTGGATGATCTGCCTGTTCGGCGGCATCGGCGCCATGGCCCGTTATGTGCTTGACGTGTCGATCCAACGCAGCTGGAACCGTAACGGCAACCACAGCTTCCCCCTGGCCACGCTCGTCATCAACGGCGTCGCCTCCCTGTGCGCCGGCATCGCCATGATGTCGTACTATGCGCAGTCGGTTGATATGGGCACGGTAATGACGTTCGTTGTGGGGTTCCTCGGCGGATTCTCAACATTCTCGTCGGCGATCAACGAGGTGCTGTCGCTGATTCGCAAACGCCGTTTCGCCATGGCCCTGGGCTATGGCGCTGCCACGGTCGCGGTGCCGCTCGCCTGCGTGGCGCTCGGATTCGGCATCGCCATGCTGGGCGGCCACGCATAG
- a CDS encoding YhgE/Pip domain-containing protein, with amino-acid sequence MHQVFAIFLRDVKRILKNPVALVVTLGVAIIPSLYAWCNILANWDPYANTGNIQVAVANEDKGTTSTLVGHLDAGQQTVNQLKKNHQLGWRFVPKQQAIEGVESGKYYAAIVLPEDFSSRLIGTVTGKGDRPSITYYINEKLNAIAPKITDTGATTIDEQINTTFVSSVADAVAKEVKEAAGETTGSVKSAQSDVINDLTDTINQLETVQQQLRDTRSTLDKALTTIDSAKQSNIALTSEITNSLDTVGKASDLLSETRTQTERFSNTLVGALDNGSTQLSGLQVNVSNATGTVLSGLNTTQDALDQVSSTMHHVNTTTGNVLDDVEKALQASQLDPNSQTYKDLSAQLAEARKQLTFQQQRIDAFDQDTTAAINAGKNTANGFNDDVTTLAKNGTASMASARTTITGTVMPNLNTGLDTLSLANGSLSGTLTTLQSTLEQGNGLLDQLSRTVTQTNTTIAGTQTQLANLAKQLNTTRTDVAALSSSAMFQQLSQALGLDASEVGSFVGEPVHLDEQVLYPVKNYGSAVTPFYTNLALWVGGFVLVAIYKLEVDRDEKIRMYTPRQGYMGRWLLFVTVGFLQAIIATIGDLALGIQCEHPFLFILAGIFASFVYVNIIYALAVAFRHIGKAVAVILVIIQIPGAAGLYPIEMMPEFFRRLKPFLPFTYGINAMRGPIGGMYANHYWIDMLSLFWYLPVALFIGLVVRKLALNLNRLFDNRLADTDLMITEHNEGTVEPLRLTETAQQIAEEFPELVRRRAIHFFRLYPRLVRWGFLALAVLPFVFLLLLFITRMKLAMLLGWIISIIAIDTYLIVVEYLRERYANYLGEEAMSAEEFRSAILHENLLFRPGMHYKPMHAVRTRLYEAAHGGSAGHAPEHAAEYAAGNTDGNAGRSLREEGNEQ; translated from the coding sequence ATGCACCAGGTTTTCGCCATCTTCCTTCGAGACGTGAAACGCATTCTGAAGAACCCCGTGGCGCTCGTCGTCACGCTGGGTGTGGCCATCATCCCATCACTGTACGCATGGTGCAATATCCTCGCCAACTGGGACCCGTACGCGAACACGGGCAACATCCAAGTCGCTGTGGCGAACGAGGACAAGGGCACAACCTCCACGCTGGTCGGCCATCTCGACGCTGGCCAGCAGACCGTCAACCAGCTTAAGAAGAACCATCAGCTCGGCTGGCGTTTCGTTCCCAAGCAGCAAGCCATCGAAGGCGTGGAATCCGGCAAATACTATGCGGCGATCGTACTGCCGGAAGACTTCAGCTCCAGACTAATCGGCACCGTCACCGGTAAAGGCGACCGACCGTCGATCACGTACTACATCAACGAAAAGCTGAACGCGATCGCGCCGAAAATCACCGATACGGGCGCGACCACGATCGACGAGCAGATCAACACCACTTTCGTTTCCAGCGTGGCCGACGCCGTGGCAAAGGAAGTGAAGGAGGCAGCGGGAGAAACCACCGGCAGCGTGAAAAGCGCGCAAAGCGACGTCATCAACGATCTGACCGACACCATCAACCAGCTCGAAACCGTCCAACAGCAGCTGCGCGACACCCGCTCCACGCTCGACAAGGCCCTCACCACCATCGATTCGGCCAAACAGTCCAACATCGCGCTCACCTCGGAAATCACCAACTCGCTTGACACCGTCGGCAAGGCGTCCGACTTGCTGAGCGAGACGCGCACACAAACCGAACGATTCTCGAACACGCTGGTCGGAGCGCTCGACAACGGCAGCACGCAACTGTCCGGCCTGCAGGTCAACGTGAGCAATGCCACCGGCACCGTGCTCAGCGGACTGAACACCACGCAGGACGCGCTCGACCAAGTGTCCAGCACCATGCATCACGTCAACACCACCACCGGCAATGTGCTCGACGACGTGGAGAAGGCGTTGCAGGCCAGCCAGCTGGATCCGAACAGCCAAACGTATAAGGATCTTTCCGCGCAGCTCGCCGAAGCCCGCAAACAGCTGACGTTCCAGCAGCAGCGCATCGACGCCTTCGATCAGGACACCACGGCTGCGATCAACGCGGGGAAGAACACCGCGAACGGGTTCAACGACGATGTCACCACGCTGGCGAAGAACGGCACGGCGTCGATGGCGAGCGCACGCACGACCATCACCGGCACGGTCATGCCGAATCTCAACACCGGGCTCGATACACTCAGCCTGGCCAATGGGTCGCTGTCCGGCACGCTTACCACGCTGCAAAGCACGCTGGAACAGGGCAACGGGCTGCTCGACCAGTTGTCGCGCACCGTGACCCAAACGAACACCACCATTGCTGGCACGCAGACACAGCTCGCCAATCTCGCCAAACAGCTCAACACCACGCGCACCGATGTGGCCGCGTTGAGCAGTTCGGCGATGTTCCAGCAGCTTTCCCAAGCGCTCGGACTTGACGCGAGCGAGGTCGGCTCGTTCGTGGGCGAGCCGGTGCATTTGGACGAACAGGTCCTCTACCCGGTCAAAAACTATGGTTCCGCGGTCACGCCGTTCTACACGAATCTTGCGCTGTGGGTCGGCGGATTCGTGCTCGTCGCGATCTACAAGCTTGAAGTGGACCGCGATGAGAAGATCCGCATGTACACGCCACGCCAAGGCTATATGGGCCGTTGGCTGCTGTTCGTCACGGTCGGATTCCTGCAGGCGATCATCGCCACGATCGGCGATCTCGCGCTGGGCATCCAATGCGAGCATCCGTTCCTGTTCATCCTCGCCGGCATTTTCGCCTCGTTCGTCTACGTGAACATCATTTACGCGCTCGCCGTGGCGTTCCGGCATATCGGCAAGGCCGTCGCCGTGATTCTGGTGATCATCCAGATTCCGGGCGCGGCAGGCCTCTACCCCATCGAGATGATGCCGGAATTCTTCCGCCGTCTGAAACCGTTCCTACCGTTCACCTACGGCATCAACGCGATGCGCGGGCCGATCGGCGGCATGTATGCCAACCATTATTGGATCGACATGCTCTCGCTGTTCTGGTATCTGCCTGTGGCGCTGTTCATCGGCTTGGTGGTCCGCAAGCTGGCGTTAAACCTCAACCGCCTGTTCGACAACCGTCTGGCGGACACTGATCTGATGATCACCGAACATAACGAAGGCACGGTGGAACCGTTGCGGCTCACCGAGACCGCGCAGCAGATCGCCGAGGAGTTCCCCGAACTCGTCCGCAGACGGGCGATTCATTTCTTCCGCCTGTACCCGCGCCTGGTGCGTTGGGGATTCCTCGCGCTGGCGGTACTGCCGTTCGTGTTCCTGCTATTGCTATTCATCACGCGCATGAAGCTCGCCATGCTGCTCGGTTGGATCATTTCGATCATCGCCATCGACACGTATCTCATCGTGGTGGAGTATCTGCGCGAACGGTATGCGAATTATCTGGGCGAGGAAGCGATGAGTGCGGAAGAGTTCCGCAGCGCGATCCTGCACGAGAACCTGCTGTTCCGGCCGGGCATGCATTACAAGCCGATGCATGCCGTACGTACGAGGCTGTATGAGGCTGCGCATGGTGGTTCGGCCGGACATGCGCCTGAACATGCGGCTGAGTATGCGGCTGGAAACACGGACGGAAATGCTGGCAGGAGTCTGCGTGAGGAGGGGAACGAACAGTGA
- a CDS encoding fluoride efflux transporter FluC, with protein MESQEQRAADSPNAGDEPNPATQSIDVAEVARADVRPSGAAASKHPPQIPLAPMKRMQARFNPLADGLMYLVVFVGGFVGVGFRRATDLLLPSVNGSPFVVGTFVSNMLACFLFAMLTEYMATASWLRRRVRQVVSRGVGLGLLGGLSTMSGVMLETMEGMREQRFGSALGYLAGSFAGGLIAAAVGVALMQALLARGTRKRVRNAIADASTASVSSMSDSGDSDAYGIVQDVQMTDTAVSATQSVTQTVPMADSGESDVPAAQNVQNNVPDAQGVRHVKVADAAHSAAQAALEAAQAAQQAAQVAQQVAQTGQVPKIESQPQSSQPVAPLPSFEPKPVTAEIPLVADPTTGEVR; from the coding sequence ATGGAATCGCAAGAACAACGGGCGGCAGACTCGCCAAACGCGGGTGATGAGCCGAATCCCGCCACACAGTCGATCGACGTCGCCGAAGTGGCGCGCGCGGATGTGCGCCCGTCCGGTGCCGCCGCATCCAAGCATCCGCCGCAGATTCCGCTCGCGCCGATGAAACGCATGCAGGCGCGATTCAACCCTCTTGCCGATGGTCTGATGTATCTCGTGGTGTTCGTCGGCGGCTTCGTCGGCGTCGGGTTCCGTCGTGCCACGGACCTGCTGCTGCCGTCGGTGAACGGTTCGCCGTTCGTGGTGGGCACGTTCGTGTCGAATATGCTCGCCTGCTTCCTGTTTGCGATGCTGACCGAATACATGGCGACCGCGTCGTGGCTGCGCCGCAGGGTGCGGCAGGTCGTCAGCCGTGGCGTCGGGCTTGGTTTGCTTGGCGGACTGTCGACGATGTCCGGCGTGATGTTGGAAACCATGGAAGGCATGCGCGAGCAGCGTTTCGGCAGCGCGCTCGGCTATCTTGCGGGAAGTTTCGCTGGCGGTCTGATCGCGGCCGCGGTTGGCGTGGCGCTGATGCAGGCGTTGCTGGCGCGCGGCACACGCAAGCGGGTCCGTAACGCGATCGCCGATGCCTCCACGGCTTCCGTATCCTCAATGTCCGATTCGGGCGATTCGGACGCGTACGGCATCGTGCAGGACGTCCAGATGACCGACACTGCAGTATCGGCTACGCAGAGTGTTACGCAGACGGTCCCCATGGCCGATTCGGGCGAATCGGACGTGCCGGCCGCGCAAAATGTGCAGAACAACGTGCCGGACGCGCAGGGCGTGCGCCACGTGAAGGTGGCGGATGCGGCGCATTCGGCCGCGCAGGCCGCGTTGGAGGCCGCGCAGGCGGCACAGCAGGCGGCCCAGGTCGCCCAGCAGGTCGCGCAGACCGGGCAGGTGCCGAAAATCGAATCGCAGCCGCAGTCATCGCAACCCGTCGCACCTCTGCCCAGCTTCGAACCCAAGCCGGTCACCGCGGAAATCCCGCTCGTCGCCGACCCGACCACAGGGGAGGTGCGCTGA
- a CDS encoding ABC transporter permease subunit, producing MTAVTYLTRHRRPGIVILCSIVAVLSMLFVLPPAIASAADSGAQAVDECNPTASNGCVNGILQDADKKPIADVTITLSGKATAETKTAADGKWAFSVADDGDYTVTIDASVAKEHGLKASSATVTIRKASFDKQRGVVRFDQAGDSTGSGTSGTSGSSGSANGTKGATGTSGSTAATQSPVKKGGSNVGKRIWQQLYSGIIFGLMLGLMSVGMNLVYGTTGLQSFSHGEQVTLGGLMAYVGTQMLHMPLIASAIFAIVIGALTGFIQNEIVWGPLRRRHVGTMQQMIVTIGLSMALQYTFQFFFGGDIKGIVKSVPDSFQLGPITTDMPTLVSALIAICVIVGVTLFLYKTRLGRATRAVSDNAALAAASGINVDQVVRVVWILSCAMAALSGVLLGVYLNGISWNTGATLILLMFAAVTLGGLGTANGALIGSLVIGIVADMSSLVIPNDMRYASALAILIIVLLVRPQGIFGKQQRVG from the coding sequence ATGACAGCCGTAACGTATCTCACACGGCATCGTCGACCGGGAATCGTCATACTCTGTTCGATTGTCGCCGTTCTCTCGATGCTTTTCGTACTCCCTCCCGCCATCGCGTCCGCAGCCGATTCCGGCGCGCAGGCCGTCGATGAATGCAATCCGACCGCCAGCAACGGCTGCGTCAATGGCATCCTGCAGGACGCCGACAAGAAGCCGATCGCCGACGTCACCATCACGCTGTCCGGCAAGGCAACGGCGGAAACCAAAACCGCTGCCGACGGCAAGTGGGCGTTTTCCGTTGCCGATGACGGCGATTACACCGTCACCATCGACGCATCCGTTGCGAAAGAGCACGGTCTGAAGGCAAGCAGCGCAACGGTGACGATCAGGAAAGCCAGCTTCGACAAGCAGCGCGGAGTCGTCCGTTTCGACCAAGCTGGCGATTCCACCGGCAGCGGCACGTCCGGCACATCTGGATCGTCCGGCTCGGCAAACGGCACGAAAGGCGCGACCGGCACATCCGGATCGACGGCGGCCACGCAATCGCCAGTCAAAAAAGGCGGCTCCAATGTCGGCAAACGCATCTGGCAGCAACTGTATTCCGGCATTATCTTCGGCCTGATGCTGGGCCTCATGTCCGTCGGCATGAACCTCGTCTACGGCACCACTGGCCTGCAGTCGTTCTCACACGGCGAACAGGTGACGCTCGGCGGCCTCATGGCATACGTCGGCACGCAGATGCTGCACATGCCGCTCATCGCCTCCGCCATCTTCGCCATCGTCATCGGCGCGCTGACCGGCTTCATCCAAAACGAAATCGTCTGGGGGCCGCTACGCAGACGCCACGTCGGCACCATGCAGCAGATGATCGTCACCATCGGCCTGTCCATGGCGTTGCAGTACACGTTCCAGTTCTTCTTCGGTGGCGACATCAAAGGCATCGTCAAATCGGTGCCGGACAGCTTCCAGCTCGGACCGATCACCACCGACATGCCGACGCTGGTCTCCGCGCTCATCGCCATCTGCGTGATCGTCGGCGTCACCCTGTTCCTCTACAAGACGCGACTCGGCCGCGCCACACGAGCCGTGTCCGACAACGCGGCGCTCGCCGCAGCATCCGGTATCAACGTGGATCAGGTGGTCCGCGTGGTCTGGATCCTCTCGTGCGCGATGGCAGCCCTGTCCGGCGTGCTGCTCGGCGTCTACCTGAACGGCATCTCCTGGAACACCGGCGCGACCCTGATTCTGCTGATGTTCGCCGCGGTGACGCTCGGCGGCCTCGGCACCGCCAATGGCGCGTTGATCGGCTCGCTGGTCATCGGCATCGTGGCGGACATGAGCTCGCTCGTCATCCCCAACGATATGCGTTACGCCAGCGCGCTGGCAATCCTCATCATCGTTCTGCTGGTGCGCCCGCAGGGCATCTTCGGCAAGCAGCAAAGGGTGGGCTGA
- a CDS encoding ClC family H(+)/Cl(-) exchange transporter, whose product MAAAGILVGLISGFLVVLYRLGIEYGTDTARWIYARIRETPWLVAPWAVAAITAALAIAWMVKKEPMAGGSGIPQTNGVVICGLKMRWQTILPVRFIGGLLGSLFGLSLGREGPSIQIGASGAQFLSHRLRGKKREDMQEHYLVTAGAAAGLSAAFSAPLSGMMFALEGVHRSFSPAILMGATAASLTADFVSKYCFGLRPVLDFGTIGQLPLGEYGWLIPLGLVAGLVGSLMNRSLLGFQTLYGKLPAWSRPLIAIALALPIGIWLPDVLGGGSNLIAMAEHARVGLGMLCVLFVAKVLFTSTSFGSGAPGGIFMPILAVGSLAGGICGETLHQFGNLPSDSVAIFSVCVMTGTLAASVKTPITSILLAVEMSGTLTHMLPVAAVAFIALLVSDLLRTKPIYGELLERYMRAQGGTTAIANRIDNGIMELPVEMGATADGKLMRDVRWPYGCLVIGLRRGERQIVPHGDTRLRAGDYLVVLFSGEDESDARHAMRRLCDVSV is encoded by the coding sequence ATGGCCGCTGCCGGCATTCTCGTCGGCCTGATTTCCGGCTTCCTCGTCGTCCTCTACCGTCTCGGCATCGAATACGGCACCGACACCGCGCGCTGGATCTACGCGCGCATCCGCGAAACCCCGTGGCTGGTCGCACCGTGGGCGGTCGCCGCAATCACAGCCGCGCTCGCCATCGCATGGATGGTCAAAAAAGAGCCGATGGCCGGCGGCAGCGGCATTCCGCAAACCAACGGCGTGGTGATCTGCGGCCTGAAAATGCGATGGCAGACGATTCTGCCGGTTCGCTTCATCGGAGGCCTGCTCGGATCGCTCTTCGGCCTCTCGCTCGGCCGCGAAGGACCGTCCATCCAAATCGGCGCATCGGGCGCGCAGTTCCTATCGCACCGGCTGCGCGGCAAGAAACGTGAGGACATGCAGGAGCATTATCTGGTCACCGCCGGTGCCGCGGCCGGCCTGTCCGCCGCGTTCAGCGCACCGCTGTCCGGCATGATGTTCGCTTTGGAAGGGGTGCATCGCAGTTTTTCGCCCGCGATTCTGATGGGCGCCACCGCCGCGTCCCTGACCGCCGATTTCGTATCGAAATACTGTTTCGGCCTGCGTCCGGTGCTTGACTTCGGCACCATCGGCCAACTGCCGCTCGGCGAATACGGGTGGCTGATTCCGCTGGGATTGGTGGCCGGTTTGGTTGGTTCGCTGATGAACCGTTCGCTGCTCGGCTTCCAAACGCTGTACGGCAAGCTTCCCGCATGGAGCCGCCCTTTGATCGCGATCGCACTCGCGCTGCCAATCGGCATTTGGCTGCCTGACGTGCTCGGCGGCGGCTCGAACCTGATCGCCATGGCCGAGCATGCGCGCGTCGGCTTGGGCATGCTGTGCGTGCTGTTCGTGGCGAAAGTGCTGTTCACCTCCACCAGCTTCGGTTCAGGCGCTCCCGGCGGCATTTTCATGCCGATTCTCGCGGTTGGCTCACTCGCCGGCGGTATCTGCGGCGAGACGTTGCACCAGTTCGGCAACCTGCCGTCCGATTCCGTGGCGATTTTCTCGGTATGCGTGATGACGGGCACGCTGGCCGCGTCCGTGAAAACACCGATCACGTCGATTCTGCTGGCCGTGGAAATGTCCGGCACATTGACGCACATGCTGCCGGTCGCCGCCGTCGCGTTCATCGCATTGCTCGTCTCCGACCTGCTGCGTACGAAACCGATCTACGGCGAGCTGCTGGAACGGTACATGCGCGCGCAAGGCGGCACGACGGCAATCGCCAATCGCATCGACAACGGCATCATGGAACTGCCTGTGGAAATGGGCGCGACCGCGGACGGCAAGCTGATGCGTGACGTGCGCTGGCCGTACGGCTGTCTGGTGATTGGCCTGCGTCGCGGCGAACGGCAGATCGTGCCGCATGGCGATACGCGGCTGCGTGCCGGCGACTATCTGGTCGTGCTGTTCAGCGGCGAGGACGAAAGCGACGCACGGCATGCGATGCGGCGGCTGTGCGACGTGTCCGTCTGA